The following proteins are encoded in a genomic region of Papaver somniferum cultivar HN1 unplaced genomic scaffold, ASM357369v1 unplaced-scaffold_10, whole genome shotgun sequence:
- the LOC113326869 gene encoding E3 ubiquitin-protein ligase UPL5-like produces MKLRRSLVSTYLSPSPLEASELLSLKRNFSEFELFSFHIRSAIDDHVRVKEGSLPLNPYDFKNYGYPHSLNNIYMFHLSLTILAGILEECMDSLEVAISDAGYNLEFNIGWSYLLSILKELNNIAKLYDNGEKLLSLAFRQFPLAMSYLIWHLKKGDDHLWLLKYDSAIDFESRRHLMRMMLPELEDDGRELHKILIDRSHLLKESFEHIILVKAGSLHNGLSVEFKDEVATGHGVMREWLFLVCQALFGPEYSLFVEYPEDRCRFFPNPAQVKPRRLKYFAFCGQVIALALMHEVNVGIAFDRVFFLHLAEGKISLEDIRCADPIMYRSCKNILEMDADLVDSDVMGLRFVREIEEFGSRKTVELCPGGINIVLNSKNREQYVHLLIQHIYVKSNVSKGCIF; encoded by the coding sequence ATGAAGTTGCGAAGATCTTTAGTATCAACTTACCTGTCACCATCACCTCTAGAAGCTTCTGAATTATTGAGTCTTAAGAGAAATTTCTCCGAATTCGAGTTGTTTTCATTCCATATCCGTAGTGCGATTGACGATCATGTGAGAGtgaaggaaggatcacttccatTGAATCCGTATGACTTCAAGAACTATGGGTACCCACATTCTTTGAATAATATCTATATGTTTCATTTGTCTTTAACAATTTTGGCGGGGATCCTCGAGGAGTGCATGGACTCTTTAGAGGTAGCTATTTCGGACGCAGGATACAATTTGGAATTTAATATTGGGTGGTCGTACCTGCTTTCAATTCTGAAAGAGTTGAACAACATAGCAAAGCTTTACGATAATGGGGAAAAGCTTCTTTCTTTGGCATTTCGACAATTTCCCCTTGCGATGAGCTATCTTATTTGGCACTTAAAGAAGGGTGATGATCATCTATGGCTTCTCAAGTATGACTCTGCAATAGATTTTGAATCAAGAAGACATCTGATGCGGATGATGCTTCCTGAGTTAGAAGACGATGGCAGAGAGCTGCACAAAATCCTCATTGACAGGTCCCATTTGCTGAAAGAATCATTTGAGCACATTATTCTCGTAAAAGCCGGGTCCTTACATAATGGCCTCTCTGTGGAATTCAAAGACGAGGTAGCTACAGGTCATGGTGTCATGCGGGAGTGGCTTTTCTTGGTATGCCAAGCTCTCTTTGGTCCAGAATATTCTCTTTTTGTAGAATACCCCGAGGATCGTTGCAGATTCTTTCCCAACCCAGCACAAGTCAAACCGAGACGACTTAAATATTTTGCCTTCTGTGGTCAAGTTATTGCTTTAGCATTGATGCATGAAGTAAACGTTGGGATTGCATTTGATCGGGTATTTTTCTTGCACTTGGCAGAGGGGAAAATATCCCTGGAAGACATACGATGTGCAGATCCAATCATGTATAGGAGTTGCAAAAATATTTTGGAGATGGATGCTGACCTAGTTGATTCAGATGTTATGGGGTTGAGATTTGTCAGAGAAATTGAAGAGTTTGGATCAAGGAAAACCGTGGAATTGTGCCCTGGAGGGATCAACATTGTTCTCAATAGTAAGAACAGAGAACAATATGTACATCTTCTCATTCAGCATATCTACGTCAAATCAAATGTCAGCAAAGGTTGCATATTTTAA